The following is a genomic window from Phaseolus vulgaris cultivar G19833 chromosome 6, P. vulgaris v2.0, whole genome shotgun sequence.
tttaattatttaCATACCATTCTCTTCATTTTTGAAATGTATATAGTGGATGTATATTATCTAACATGAAAAAGTGAGAGGTTATAGTTTGATGAAAGtgtaattttattgtataagaTTTGAGGTGTATGGAATGATGCTTAGTTCACATTACTTTTAATAGATTTGCATTCTCCATTACATTTGTAGGATATTAGATCAGAAAGCAGAAAAAGAAAGGAATTtattattagaaattaaaagaaggatGTAAAATAATTAAGAGTGGTTTACTAGGCGAGGCGTGGAATAATTTATTTGAACATATAGTAAATCATTGACTATTCTAGTTTTGAATTAAATATCAATAGAAACATACCGTTCCCAACAGAACCAActtattgaatttggaaatcGTCCTGTTGACAATTTCTTATTTCGATATATTATAAACGTTTTCTTGTCTCCTTTTATTGTCTCATTCTTCAATtttggaatatatatatatctcgAAAACTATTTCATTTTGCAAATTATAGTGATAAGATATTTTCTctggttaaaaaaaaaataacaaaagaaatataatttggTTATAGTTTGCCGGAGGAGAAACTTGTGCACTCTCATTAAGACATTAACCCTTCCTCACTCAAAATAAAGCATAACAAAACATATTAGGGTTCATATcagaaaatatatttgaaatagttatgaaaattcagttattttaataattaattatattataatttattattgtttgaATCAATTGCAAttacaattaattttatttgaataagtgTGTCAAAGAGTGATTTTAAATTAGTCAGTTTCctttaaatataagaaaaatacaaaaaaaataaaaatggtatGCATCTCAAGCTTCAAGAGAGAAAAAGTTATTTCTAAATTTGAGGATAATTTGAGAAATAACTGttgaaaaataatcataatCTATAAATGTCAAAATACATAAAAtcaacttattaaaaaaaataattctgcAAATGTAAGCAAATTGTCGAAtactattaaattattaataattctcAATTAAATGTTTTCCCCACAAAAAATCTGAATTAATGACTTAAGCTATTCCAAACGTGTTTCAAAAAAGGATTACCAAATTAAGTTATAGTCCTAAAATTATAACTAATTGAAATCTCTAAAACGAAGCAtatatagtataaaaaaaagtgatttcGTAGGATCTACATTGAAACAGTAAATTAAAACTCAAATATGCTGAGTAATTTTGATGACTTCCGTATAAAATACCTTGCTGGTTAATAAATATGTGTTACCTGCATATCCATATTTTCATCCTCAAGAGCTGGCGatttttccaaaataaattaattgaaacCTTCGTTAAGAAATTCTGAACGGACGTTGAACATTGCTTCTGTGAGATACAGTGTTAGGTGAACTTGTGAGTCTCCTATTTGCATCTTATATACatgttgtttatttattttgcaaTATCCTTGATGTGCAtagatttcattttaatttttaatcaaaatatattaagttgactataaagaaaataaataaataaataataacatttaaaagtaaaataagacGTCACTCTGTCGTCATTGATTTTAATATGTGAAAGCATACGTAGACGATAACTTATTTGCCATGGgcagtttaaattttaaaataacattattggcatgatattttttcataaaaaaataaaataaaattacacacTCACTTTTTCCTCCACATTTTGTCTCAGTTTTTTGGTTCTCTCGTGTGTATAAACTTGTCAAACTTTGTTGTCCAATTTAAGAGAGGCTACCAAACTCAAACTTAGATGTGGTTGACACTTTTATCGTCAGGTGTGGCATAAAATATACTAGCCTCGAAGAACAAACAAGTTGTTTTATAATAAGATCTTGCGAACCACGAAGTTCAACTCTCGATTTCATTGCAAAACAACTACTACATCGCAATGGAGACCGAGGCATTCCGAGTAGGAGACCCTTTAGTTTGAACGAAGATGGAAACAAAATCACAGCAAAAAGTCAAAGCCCATATCATCCGGTCAACATTTTCCATGTCTGACCCTCTCTTTTCATCCTCCTATTCACACATAAACTCCTCTATATATACAACTCTTCGCCACCAACACCAACAACATCAACTCAAATCAAATCCACAACATCAGATCTAAAGCACTATGACTTCCTTACAAATTTCATCTTTGCTTTCTAACTCCTTTTGTTCAACATCACCATCACCGTCAACAGTTAAATCCTCTCTCCACCTCCCAAAAACACTTTCTATTCCTCTTTCTGTGCCACCAAACCCAAAACCAAGTCGAAAACTGTTTGAAGAGCTAAACGGTTTCTCCCACGCAATCCCAATACTCCAAGACAATTCAGGCAACAACTCCACCACCACCTCCACAACCTCAAAAGCCACCATTATTAAACTCTACGCAATTCTCGAAGCCGTGGCCGACAGAGTGGAGATGCATCACAACATTGGTGACCAACGTGACAACTGGAACACACTTCTCTTGAACTCCGTCAACATGCTCACACTCACCGCCTCCGCCATGGTCGGCCTTGCTGCCTCCATCGGCGGCGGCGGGGCGCCGCTGTTGGCTCTCAAAATATCCTCCACGCTCTTGTTCTCCGCCTCCACGGGGATGTTGGTGGTCATGAACAAAATACAGCCCTCACAGCTTGCCGAGGAGCAAAGAAATGCTACGAGGTTGTTCAAGCAGCTCCAGTCCCACATCGAAACCACGATAGCCATTGGAAACCCTACCGAGGAAGACGTGAAGGACGCGATGGAGAGAGTTTTGGCCCTAGACAAAGCGTACCCACTTCCTTTGTTAGGAGCCATGCTTGAAAAATTCCCTAAGAAGTTTGAGCCAGCAGTGTGGTGGCCTTCAACGCCAAAAGGAATCAACAGCTCAAAATACCAGGAAGCAAAACAACAAGGGAAGAATAATGGGTGGAATAAGGGGTTGGAAATGGAGCTTAggaatgttttggaagtggtgAAAGAGAAGGACATGAAGGACTATGAGAGGTTAGGAAACTTGGTGTTGAAGATCAACAAGAGTTTGGCCATTGCAGGGCCTTTACTCACTGGCATTGCCGCTGTGGGATCAGCATGTGTGAGGGAAGGTTCATCATGGCCAGCTATAGTAGCAGTTATCGGAGGGGCATTAGCAACAACTGTTAATGCTTTGGAGCATGGAGGTCAAGTGGGGATGGTGTCTGAAATGTATAGAAACTGTGGTGGATTTTTCAAACAGTTGGAGAACTCGATAGAAGACACGATGGAGAAAGATGAGGATCAAAGGGAGAATGGGGAGTTGTTTGAAATGAAGTTGGCTTTGAAATTGGGAAGGAGTTTGTCCCAACTCAGAGATCTTGCAAGAAAATCTGCTTATTCTCGGGTAGAGGGAACAACAATCGATGAATTCGCTAGCAAACTCTTCTGActtttttcttgtaatataaTTACCTAACAATTAATCCATTctttgattcaattttatttggttttttcttctagtttagtttttttttatcaaacttgTAGTATATTTCTTGCTGCTTTTGCGGACACGCGTGCAAAGAAATTATTAATCTGCTCTGACTCACCATtataaagagagaaaaaatgtGTGGCAATTTTCTCGGGGTGCTGATATAACTGTAAAATCATATACTtcacattattattatattattataaacttatattattataacagTGTGAAATGTGTGTATTTTACTGATTACTGTTTGAAAGAAACTTTTCTCATTTTCTGGTCACGTTATTACAACTCCCTTGTCATCTTTTACCTAATCTGGCAACTACCGTGTGTAGACTTGTCAGTTTACTAGTGGGACACTACCATAAATGCAGAATTAGAACTTCAAATTTCTGAGTATTTTAAAGAAAGAATGTGACAGATGAAAATACACATGTAATAGTCAAAGTGGTACGGTAATATAGTCAAAGTGGTGTATGCAAAATGTGCAATTTATTTCTCATTATGCTTTGGTTTCACTAATAAGCAAAAGAAATTATAGCATTGTTGTAAGTTACTGCAAGATCTAAcaccaaaaataatttaatgatattacttttgaaaattacacaaaaattaattgtttaattttgagaacTGAAAATACTTTTTGAAATATCAAAACATCTGGTATATACTATACCACCAAAACATATTGAAAAGTTAAAACAGCGAACTTGCACatatctataaatatatatacataatttcttcttttataataaattcactataacaaatattattttagataacaataaaattatgatctaaaatttatatattaattttttagccGTGATATAAGTGAATATCACTGTTTGTAATAAGTCTTTGTTTACAATCACAATTTTAAGTATTGACAAAAattgcaatttttattttattttttattttaaagagatTACTTAAAAGTTGAAGAAGGAAAGAATATGTATAGTTATTTATGTCTTTAAACCCAACATTACACAACTAAAGCGAAGATATCACtttatacaatatatatatatatatatatatatatatatatttcaatgaAGGTGTTCAACCtacttaataaattttttttttctagaatacTCTTGAAAATTAAAAGTACAAACTTAGTAAGAATAAGTTCATTATTCTTCAAGATTGTATTCATTGCGTTTAAGCTTAAAAAACATATACTAATTAATTCTAATTGAAATCAATAAATATATCAACTACCAAgatataattgtataaataaaagttttttaattaatcaataacATGCCTTAATTAGTATAATTTCATGTATGTGCTCAACATCAAGAATACCACATTGTCCAATCCATATCGCCAAACTTACTAACATGATTGACATTTAAATATGATTATCAGTGTTTATATCCTATCAtccaagcaaaaaaaaaaaaaaagacttcaGGATGAAACCGTCCGTGACTTTTACAAGAACTTCATGCTCCTCCAACattacaaaacaaaacatttatcAAAGTCCAATAAACAATTTTATGTTATATGACTTAAGTTATCTTTATGTGTTTGGTCTTGATAATTTTTGGAATATTcaatatatgaaataaatattcgAGATAATTTAAATTCAATAGTATGCAATCTATTGACATTTTGTCCACATAACTTCTTTTCTAATccattctttctcttttcttgtcTTTAACAACCAAGAACATTATCAACTGGAAAACTAAATTAAGTTTCACTAGAATGAACTTGAAGGATGAGGTATCTTATTTATCTGTTTTAAGTGGTTATTTTTCAAGTgtctcacattttttttaaaaaatttgacaAGACCGTTGGCCATGACCATGCCTATTGAATTTGAAATGAAACTTAGTCCGCAATGATATTTGGCGAACTACAAAGGAAACACACATGTTATCACCTATAACATGGATTTATTAAGCCCAATGATCACGTAAGGGTGGATCGAATACAAAAacttcaataattttaaatgacCACCATATTTTATTATGGTACTTTGACAACTCCTACTTTCACATAACTTGTTTTCAAGGGAGACCCCACACCATTGTCAGTAGAGAAATTTTATGATCGCCTTTAGAGACATTTCCTTCTGCCTTTGCGAGTTATTACAAAGTACCATGACATAATGAACATGATTGTCCTTTTGTAAAGAATTTatgttttacatttttctttttcttacaaCTCTTTCGGTATAGGTTTCTCTTTGGTGGAAACCAAAAGAAAGTTGTTTTAtccttatttattaattatatgcattatatatatatatatatatatatatatatatatatattcttttatgtTATTGGTGTTAAGCATTATAACCATGATAATCATGTTCATTCTTTATGGTGCTTTGTGATAACTCGCAAAGGTAGAAAGAGATGTCTCTGAGGAAGATCATAAAATTTCGTCACCAAAAATGGCATGGGGTCTCCCTTAAGAACAAGTTATGTGAAAGTAAGTGTCGCCAACgtactataataaaatatggTGATTGTCTTTAAAACCATTGAAGTTTCTAAATTCAAATCAACATAATCAATGAGTTAAATAAATCCATTTTAAAGGTGACAACATGGGAGTTAACAATATGGTTCaactaaattattcaaaatcaatAGAAAAAACACGATCTACCTAGTAAAAGTTCTTGTcaaaatttagaagaaaaatgtCACACTTAAAACAACTGAAAATCAACAAATAAGATATCTCATTCTTCAAATTTTTCATGATGAAAGttacttttttatttgataatgtTATTGGTGTTGTCATGCGTttgttaaaggaaaaaaaaaaaaaagagagagttaaaggaaaaattatgtaaaaaaaaaagtggaatgtaaaaaaaaaagtgtatatatatttatagatgTGTGCTCGCAGTGATGTTTGCAACTTTTGGTTGAGCAAATGTTATAATAAATAAGAGATTATGTTATAATAAATAAGAGATGTTTTAGTATTCCAAAAGTCTTTTCACTTTTCAACAAtattaaacaattaatttttgtacaatttttaaaataataaaaatttacaaatttgaaaTTGGAAGAGTGATTGAAATGTAAATAatctataaattttaaatatttgcaATTGAAGATCATTAAATCATTTGGTACCAGATTTTATAAAATACTCTGCATATATTCAAATTTGCAAagtgttataatttattttttttcgaATATATTTTTACTATGAATTAGTAAAAACCAATGAAAACAAAATGAGAATAAACTTCACTAAAGTTATTGGAATATATAAAACCATATTTACAacaattaaaaagatttttatcTTTACATAGCCTACCAATGGCTTTACATAACTACAGAGAAAATATACTTTCAAAActattgaaattatatagatataatggatttagaaataaatatatataatatataataaaaaataaatttataattaaatatatataaaaatattatcaaagaACTGAAATTATCAATATATCATTATCTTCAACCACAAGTTTTGTTATGACTACTGTGTGCGGCTGATACCTGACTTTAAGAATCAACAAGCATTCGGCAATTGGTGACGAGGAGAAGTGGGGTTCTATTGGGGGTATTGGAGAAGGGTTTTATATATAACTCTTCAAATTCTATAACAATATTCTAATTGTTACTAATACAAAACGTTACATAAATactatcaaataattttaatacacATTCAATTCGCATTAAATCTCCATTAAACGTTCATGTATTCAACAGTTTTCTAATTTATTCACCGTTATCCCCAAAGTTAGCGTCTGGTTACTGACTTACTGTTACAATTGACTGATCCACGTGCGGATAACTTTCACccttttcttgatttttctattacattttttattcaaaGAATTGATTACTTCTTTCCGTTGATTCTCTGTTTCTTCTTTTACTCTAGCCAGAGATATAATCTGATGTCTGATTTTTCCATGA
Proteins encoded in this region:
- the LOC137832218 gene encoding probable F-box protein At4g22030; the protein is MTSLQISSLLSNSFCSTSPSPSTVKSSLHLPKTLSIPLSVPPNPKPSRKLFEELNGFSHAIPILQDNSGNNSTTTSTTSKATIIKLYAILEAVADRVEMHHNIGDQRDNWNTLLLNSVNMLTLTASAMVGLAASIGGGGAPLLALKISSTLLFSASTGMLVVMNKIQPSQLAEEQRNATRLFKQLQSHIETTIAIGNPTEEDVKDAMERVLALDKAYPLPLLGAMLEKFPKKFEPAVWWPSTPKGINSSKYQEAKQQGKNNGWNKGLEMELRNVLEVVKEKDMKDYERLGNLVLKINKSLAIAGPLLTGIAAVGSACVREGSSWPAIVAVIGGALATTVNALEHGGQVGMVSEMYRNCGGFFKQLENSIEDTMEKDEDQRENGELFEMKLALKLGRSLSQLRDLARKSAYSRVEGTTIDEFASKLF